A window of the Diorhabda carinulata isolate Delta chromosome 1, icDioCari1.1, whole genome shotgun sequence genome harbors these coding sequences:
- the LOC130892018 gene encoding semaphorin-1A-like isoform X1: protein MSSSAFTCLSKIHLKILSLILIYFIKIGHGWLPNTSTKLVNNANKLSSISFRGNTSQVDHFTVLYQDESTILLGGRNQVYNLSLYDFTQRTDNIIYWPSSEAYNQLCILKGKTEDDCQNYIRILVPTAPGKYLVCGTNSYKPMCRIIQEKNGQMIVEKEMGGVGWCPYNPDHNSTSVYSNGYLFSATVADFSGLDPLIYKEPLSTELSDLSQLNAPNFVSSLIYGDYIYFFFRETAIEYMNCGKAIYSRVARVCKHDKGGLHVPRWTTFLKARLNCSVPGEYPFYFDEIQSTSDIVEGNYGSESNTKIIYSAMTTPDNAIAGSAVCIFGMEDVQNVFKGPFKHQEGFNRNWLPLPESSVPTPRPGECVQDSRVLADKYVTFVKTHPLMEKAVPPLFGQPLLIRVSLNYRFTAITVDSQVRTVNHEIDEKYDVIYVGTDEGKVLKVVNIPSAHSPPEAVVISENEVFSKIPVKQLKIAPGYGKVIAISNNEVKLVTLNHCEHISRCSECLELRDPHCAWDSLKGACVSVDAVTSFRYLIQDIKNGSAIKCRATSLDNVNPTKEYDTNSINTNSLNESKEPNDPLLIEGESTDCNEVDGDKATGCASQSKLTFYTSEYLHIIVAVACVAGLCVGFLCGYLVSRRFHVHSQYPNPPFIEQHNHLDRLTVNQTSFLAPRTKTVNLDVLNVSTDSLPPKKDNLGSLKNLNITNEGTLQKIKKTYI, encoded by the exons ATGTCGTCTAGTGCCTTCACGTGCCTTTCAAAAATCcatctaaaaattttatctttaatactaatatattttatcaaaattggtCATGGATGGTTGCCAAACACAAGCACAAAATTGGTCAATAATGCCAACAAACTATCTAGTATATCATTTAGGGGTAATACATCGCAAGTCGATCACTTTACTGTCTTGTATCAAGACGAAAGTACTATTTTATTAGGAGGAAGGAACCAAGTTTACAATTTGTCACTGTACGATTTTACACAACGTACAGACAATATAATATACTGGCCATCCTCAGAGGCCTACAATCAACTCTGTATTTTAAAGGGGAAGACAGAAGATGATTGCCAAAATTATATCAGGATATTGGTCCCCACAGCTCCTGGAAAATATCTTGTTTGTGGAACTAACTCCTACAAACCGATGTGCAGGATTATACAAGAAAAG aaCGGTCAAATGATTGTTGAAAAGGAAATGGGTGGTGTAGGCTGGTGTCCTTATAATCCAGATCATAACAGCACATCTGTTTACAGCAATGGTTACTTATTTTCAGCTACAGTAGCCGATTTCTCAGGATTAGATCCTCTAATTTACAAAGAACCTCTTAGTACTGAACTTTCTGATCTTTCACAACTGAATG ctcCAAATTTTGTCAGTTCTCTAATATATGGggattatatatatttctttttccgAGAAACAGCTATAGAGTATATGAATTGTGGTAAAGCAATATATTCAAGAGTAGCGAGGGTGTGTAAACATGATAAAGGAGGACTTCACGTGCCTCGTTGGACCACTTTCCTTAAAGCAAGACTGAATTGTTCTGTACCTGGGGAATATCccttttattttgatgaaatac AATCTACAAGCGATATTGTAGAAGGAAATTATGGTAGCGAATctaatacaaaaataatctaTAGTGCTATGACAACTCCAGACAATGCGATAGCTGGTTCAGCTGTATGCATTTTCGGCATGGAAGAtgttcaaaatgttttcaaagGTCCATTTAAACACCAAGAAGGATTTAATAGAAATTGGCTTCCGCTACCTGAATCTAGTGTTCCAACACCAAGGCCTGGAGAATGCGTACAAGATAGTAGAGTGTTAGCTGATAAATATGTTACTTTTGTTAAAACACATCCACTCATGGAAAAAGCTGTTCCTCCTCTTTTTGGACAACCCTTGCTAATTAGGGTCAGCTTAAATTATAGATTTACTGCTATCACTGTAGATTCTCAAGTTAGGACAGTCAATcatgaaatagatgaaaaatatgatGTTATTTATGTTGGAACAG ATGAAGGCAAAGTGTTGAAAGTAGTAAATATACCAAGTGCTCACTCTCCGCCTGAAGCTGTTGTTATATCAGAAAACGaagtattttcgaaaattcCTGTGAAACAACTGAAAATTGCTCCCGGATATGGTAAAGTGATTGCTATTAGCAATAACGAGGTGAAATTGGTTACATTGAACCATTGTGAACACATTTCACGCTGCAG TGAATGCCTGGAGTTACGTGATCCTCATTGTGCTTGGGATTCCCTTAAAGGAGCGTGTGTTAGCGTTGATGCTGTAACATCATTTAGATATTTAATTCAAGATATTAAAAATGGAAGTGCCATCAAGTGCAGAGCTACGTCATTGG ATAATGTGAATCCTACCAAAGAATATGACACGAATTCAATAAATACCAACTCATTAAATGAAAGCAAAGAACCAAATGATCCTTTATTGATTGAAGGAGAATCTACAGATTGCAATGAAGTTGATGGAGATAAAGCTACAGGATGTGCTTCTCAAAGTAAACTCACATTTTACACTTCCGAATATTTACACATCATTGTGGCGGTTGCATGTGTAGCAGGTTTATGCGTTGGTTTTTTGTGTGGATATCTAGTCTCTCGCCGATTTCATGTGCATTCGCAATACCCTAATCCACCGTTTATTGAACAGCACAACCATTTAGATAG
- the LOC130892018 gene encoding semaphorin-1A-like isoform X2, with product MSSSAFTCLSKIHLKILSLILIYFIKIGHGWLPNTSTKLVNNANKLSSISFRGNTSQVDHFTVLYQDESTILLGGRNQVYNLSLYDFTQRTDNIIYWPSSEAYNQLCILKGKTEDDCQNYIRILVPTAPGKYLVCGTNSYKPMCRIIQEKNGQMIVEKEMGGVGWCPYNPDHNSTSVYSNGYLFSATVADFSGLDPLIYKEPLSTELSDLSQLNAPNFVSSLIYGDYIYFFFRETAIEYMNCGKAIYSRVARVCKHDKGGLHVPRWTTFLKARLNCSVPGEYPFYFDEIQSTSDIVEGNYGSESNTKIIYSAMTTPDNAIAGSAVCIFGMEDVQNVFKGPFKHQEGFNRNWLPLPESSVPTPRPGECVQDSRVLADKYVTFVKTHPLMEKAVPPLFGQPLLIRVSLNYRFTAITVDSQVRTVNHEIDEKYDVIYVGTDEGKVLKVVNIPSAHSPPEAVVISENEVFSKIPVKQLKIAPGYGKVIAISNNEVKLVTLNHCEHISRCSECLELRDPHCAWDSLKGACVSVDAVTSFRYLIQDIKNGSAIKCRATSLDNVNPTKEYDTNSINTNSLNESKEPNDPLLIEGESTDCNEVDGDKATGCASQSKLTFYTSEYLHIIVAVACVAGLCVGFLCGYLVSRRFHVHSQYPNPPFIEQHNHLDSISPKENKYSSFHSIPEYVSLSLNIQYQSETTYEPEMKQCESSKE from the exons ATGTCGTCTAGTGCCTTCACGTGCCTTTCAAAAATCcatctaaaaattttatctttaatactaatatattttatcaaaattggtCATGGATGGTTGCCAAACACAAGCACAAAATTGGTCAATAATGCCAACAAACTATCTAGTATATCATTTAGGGGTAATACATCGCAAGTCGATCACTTTACTGTCTTGTATCAAGACGAAAGTACTATTTTATTAGGAGGAAGGAACCAAGTTTACAATTTGTCACTGTACGATTTTACACAACGTACAGACAATATAATATACTGGCCATCCTCAGAGGCCTACAATCAACTCTGTATTTTAAAGGGGAAGACAGAAGATGATTGCCAAAATTATATCAGGATATTGGTCCCCACAGCTCCTGGAAAATATCTTGTTTGTGGAACTAACTCCTACAAACCGATGTGCAGGATTATACAAGAAAAG aaCGGTCAAATGATTGTTGAAAAGGAAATGGGTGGTGTAGGCTGGTGTCCTTATAATCCAGATCATAACAGCACATCTGTTTACAGCAATGGTTACTTATTTTCAGCTACAGTAGCCGATTTCTCAGGATTAGATCCTCTAATTTACAAAGAACCTCTTAGTACTGAACTTTCTGATCTTTCACAACTGAATG ctcCAAATTTTGTCAGTTCTCTAATATATGGggattatatatatttctttttccgAGAAACAGCTATAGAGTATATGAATTGTGGTAAAGCAATATATTCAAGAGTAGCGAGGGTGTGTAAACATGATAAAGGAGGACTTCACGTGCCTCGTTGGACCACTTTCCTTAAAGCAAGACTGAATTGTTCTGTACCTGGGGAATATCccttttattttgatgaaatac AATCTACAAGCGATATTGTAGAAGGAAATTATGGTAGCGAATctaatacaaaaataatctaTAGTGCTATGACAACTCCAGACAATGCGATAGCTGGTTCAGCTGTATGCATTTTCGGCATGGAAGAtgttcaaaatgttttcaaagGTCCATTTAAACACCAAGAAGGATTTAATAGAAATTGGCTTCCGCTACCTGAATCTAGTGTTCCAACACCAAGGCCTGGAGAATGCGTACAAGATAGTAGAGTGTTAGCTGATAAATATGTTACTTTTGTTAAAACACATCCACTCATGGAAAAAGCTGTTCCTCCTCTTTTTGGACAACCCTTGCTAATTAGGGTCAGCTTAAATTATAGATTTACTGCTATCACTGTAGATTCTCAAGTTAGGACAGTCAATcatgaaatagatgaaaaatatgatGTTATTTATGTTGGAACAG ATGAAGGCAAAGTGTTGAAAGTAGTAAATATACCAAGTGCTCACTCTCCGCCTGAAGCTGTTGTTATATCAGAAAACGaagtattttcgaaaattcCTGTGAAACAACTGAAAATTGCTCCCGGATATGGTAAAGTGATTGCTATTAGCAATAACGAGGTGAAATTGGTTACATTGAACCATTGTGAACACATTTCACGCTGCAG TGAATGCCTGGAGTTACGTGATCCTCATTGTGCTTGGGATTCCCTTAAAGGAGCGTGTGTTAGCGTTGATGCTGTAACATCATTTAGATATTTAATTCAAGATATTAAAAATGGAAGTGCCATCAAGTGCAGAGCTACGTCATTGG ATAATGTGAATCCTACCAAAGAATATGACACGAATTCAATAAATACCAACTCATTAAATGAAAGCAAAGAACCAAATGATCCTTTATTGATTGAAGGAGAATCTACAGATTGCAATGAAGTTGATGGAGATAAAGCTACAGGATGTGCTTCTCAAAGTAAACTCACATTTTACACTTCCGAATATTTACACATCATTGTGGCGGTTGCATGTGTAGCAGGTTTATGCGTTGGTTTTTTGTGTGGATATCTAGTCTCTCGCCGATTTCATGTGCATTCGCAATACCCTAATCCACCGTTTATTGAACAGCACAACCATTTAGATAG TATATCTCctaaagaaaacaaatattcaagCTTTCACAGTATACCAGAGTATGTTTCGCTAAGCCTCAATATTCAATACCAGAGTGAAACTACTTATGAACCAGAAATGAAACAATGCGAGAGTTCCAAAGAGTAA